Proteins encoded by one window of Lathyrus oleraceus cultivar Zhongwan6 chromosome 1, CAAS_Psat_ZW6_1.0, whole genome shotgun sequence:
- the LOC127112915 gene encoding uncharacterized mitochondrial protein AtMg00860-like produces the protein MNQIFHKYLDKFVVVFIDDILIYSKSEEDHDKHLRIVLSVLKEKQLFSKLSKCEFWLKEVSFLGRVISSGGISVDPSKIEVISQWEAPKSVSEIRSFLGLESYYRKFIEGFSKLSLSLTQLNRKGQAFIWTAQCEASFQELKRRLTTAPVLILQNPSEPFVMYCDASFMGL, from the coding sequence atgaatcaGATTTTTCATAAATATCTCGATAAGTTTGTCGTTGTGTTTATCGATGATATTTTGATCTATTCgaagagtgaagaggatcatgATAAGCATTTGAGGATTGTTTTATCTGTATTGAAAGAGAAGCAGTTGTTTTCTAAACTTTCGAAGTGCGAGTTttggttgaaggaagtgagtttccttggccgTGTGATATCTAGTGGTGGTATTTcggttgatccttctaagattgAGGTTATATCTCAATGGGAAGCGCCGAAATCTGTGTCTGAGATTCGTAGTTTTCTTGGTTTGGAAAGTTATTATCGAAAGTTTATTGAAGGCTTTTCTAAGTTATCTTTGTCGTTAACGCAGTTGAataggaaaggtcaagctttcatttggactgCACAGTGTGAAGCTAGTTTTCAAGAGCTTAAAAGGAGATTGACTACTGCTCCTGTTTTGATTTTACAGAATCCATCAGAACCATTTGTTatgtattgtgatgcttcatttATGGGTTTATGA
- the LOC127077616 gene encoding LEAF RUST 10 DISEASE-RESISTANCE LOCUS RECEPTOR-LIKE PROTEIN KINASE-like 2.7 — translation MLLLFTQILLSFLIVTTRSQSTICRTSCGNISIKYPFSIDDGCGSPYYRHILACSDSEKKLELRTPSGRYEVRNISYDNPHIIVTDSFMWKCEDGENFRPTRPFSLDTSTKLKLSKQNEYMFFNCSEEHVIIQPKPVFCEHFPDHCDSSCDSASYLCRHLPGCSFSLTSSSCCSYYPKASESLRLMLKYCTSYASVYWRDVGIPQPYDQVPEYGIRVDFDIPVTTRCLMCQDELKGGGTCGFDTVTQSFLCLCKNGNSTTHCKDQEIAQHNRKVHVIAGTVTAFSAAGALGIGAGIWYLKKLRKTAPVTCGVQSNENRLF, via the exons ATGTTACTACTATTTACTCAAATCCTTCTCTCATTCCTCATAGTCACCACAAGATCTCAATCAACCATATGCAGAACTTCCTGTGGCAACATTTCAATCAAATATCCATTCAGCATTGATGATGGTTGTGGAAGTCCATACTACAGACACATTCTCGCATGTTCCGACTCAGAAAAAAAACTCGAACTCCGAACACCTTCCGGTCGATACGAAGTCCGTAACATATCCTATGATAATCCTCACATTATTGTCACTGATTCATTCATGTGGAAATGCGAGGACGGTGAAAACTTTCGACCGACGCGACCCTTTAGTCTAGACACTAGCACAAAGCTGAAACTCTCTAAGCAAAATGAGTACATGTTTTTCAACTGTAGTGAAGAACATGTGATTATCCAACCAAAGCCTGTGTTTTGTGAACATTTTCCTGATCACTGTGATTCATCATGTGACAGTGCTAGTTATCTATGTAGACATTTACCAGGATGTTCTTTTTCTCTTACAAGTAGTTCTTGTTGTTCTTATTATCCAAAAGCAAGTGAATCTTTGAGATTGATGCTTAAGTATTGTACAAGTTATGCTAGTGTTTATTGGAGAGATGTTGGTATTCCTCAACCTTATGATCAGGTCCCTGAATATGGAATTAGAGTTGATTTTGATATACCTGTTACTACTCGTTGTCTTATGTGTCAAGATGAATTGAAGGGTGGTGGAACTTGTGGATTTGATACTGTGACACAGAGTTTTTTGTGTTTGTGTAAGAATGGAAACTCTACTACTCATTGTAAAG ATCAAGAAATTGCGCAGCACAATAGGAAGGTTCATGTAATAGCAG GGACAGTTACTGCATTCTCTGCTGCAGGAGCATTAGGAATTGGTGCTGGAATTTGGTACTTGAAAAAATTGAGAAAAACAGCACCAGTCACATGTGGAGTTCAAAGTAATGAAAATAGACTAttctaa
- the LOC127077600 gene encoding putative pectate lyase 2 has translation MATLTNFINILLVLILSCLILPTLGNSNSKKYHNSDLLDNTPTYNIPTQNNVAVMNTIDSCWRTNSNWASNRQSLADCAVGFGKDAIGGKYGDIYEVTDPSDDPINPKHGTLRFGAIQTEPLWIIFANDMVIKLKNELIVNSYKTIDGRGVKVEIGNNGPCITIQGVSHVIVHGISIHDCKPGLAGMVRSSNEHVGYRQGCDGDGISVFDSSNIWIDHCFLARCADGLTDVTHASSLVTISNNYFTQHDKVMLLGHNDDYSADRVMKVTVAFNHFGSALIERMPRVRFGYAHVVNNRYDEWLMYAIGGSADPIIFSQGNYFIASKNSDAKQVTKRETDGEWSNWKWRSYGDEFLNGAYFVPSGYGSCAPLYSSSQNFVAAKASMVPLLTLNAGPLDCVVNKPC, from the exons ATGGCCACTTTAACTAATTTTATTAATATTCTCCTAGTTCTTATCTTATCATGTTTAATTCTACCTACATTAGGtaattcaaattcaaaaaaaTATCATAACAGTGATTTATTAGATAATACTCCAACCTACAACATTCCAACACAAAACAATGTTGCTGTCATGAACACAATTGATTCATGCTGGCGAACCAATTCAAATTGGGCATCAAACCGCCAATCATTGGCCGACTGCGCGGTCGGATTCGGCAAAGACGCGATCGGAGGAAAATACGGTGACATATATGAAGTCACCGATCCTTCCGACGATCCAATAAACCCGAAACATGGCACACTACGCTTCGGCGCAATCCAAACTGAACCACTTTGGATAATATTTGCAAATGACATGGTAATCAAGCTGAAAAACGAGCTCATTGTGAATAGTTACAAAACAATTGATGGAAGAGGTGTTAAAGTTGAAATTGGAAATAATGGACCTTGTATTACAATACAAGGTGTTAGTCATGTGATTGTTCATGGAATTAGTATTCATGATTGTAAACCGGGTTTGGCGGGTATGGTTAGAAGTAGTAATGAACATGTTGGATATCGCCAAGGGTGCGATGGTGATGGAATTAGTGTTTTCGATTCTTCGAATATTTGGATCGATCATTGCTTTTTGGCGAGATGCGCGGATGGACTTACCGATGTTACTCATGCTTCAAGTCTTGTTACTATCTCAAATAATTACTTTACTCAACATGATAAA GTGATGTTGCTTGGACACAATGATGATTACAGTGCTGATAGAGTAATGAAAGTGACAGTAGCTTTCAACCATTTTGGCAGTGCTCTAATAGAAAGAATGCCAAG GGTAAGATTTGGTTATGCTCATGTTGTAAACAACCGATATGATGAGTGGCTCATGTATGCTATTGGGGGTAGTGCTGACCCTATCATTTTCAGTCAAGGAAACTACTTCATTGCTTCCAAAAATTCGGATGCAAAACAG GTTACGAAGAGAGAAACGGATGGAGAATGGAGTAATTGGAAATGGAGGAGTTATGGTGATGAATTCTTAAATGGTGCTTATTTTGTACCATCTGGTTATGGAAGTTGTGCACCATTATATTCATCATCTCAAAATTTTGTTGCTGCTAAAGCTTCAATGGTGCCTTTGTTAACACTCAATGCAGGACCTCTTGATTGTGTTGTTAACAAACCATGTTAA